The genomic DNA ATGTAGTCGAGCTCATCGACACCGTTGAGATCCACCAGGAAGGTAGGTTGCGCCAACCGGAAGTTGAGGACCGGAACCAAACTCTGACCACCGGCGAGCACCTTGGCCTCGCCTCCCTTTTCGGCCAGAAGCCCGAGCGTCTCATCCAGTGAGCCGGGGGCGAGGTAGTCAAAGGGCGGAGGCTTCATGCCGCAACCCGAGTTCTGAAAAACGATACCGAGACTTGTTTGCTCAAGTGGCTACACTAGCAAAATGTTAGCGTTCACAGGAGGCCTTTGATGCTCCCCGTACGCGACGATCTGGTCATTCCCGAGCGCGAGCTGACCTATCGCTCGTCCCGGAGCTCGGGTCCCGGAGGACAGAACGTCAACAAGGTAGAGACCCGAGTGACACTTCTGTTCGACGTCTCGGCATCGACCGTCCTCCACGAGTCCCAGAAGGCGCGTCTCCGGCGCCGCCTGACGACGCGAATCAGCAAAGCCGGCGTACTGAGAGTCGTGTCACAAAAGCACCGTACTCAGGGAGCCAACCGGGAAGCGGCCAGAGCCAGACTCTCCGAGCTCCTGGCAGAAGCGCTCGAACCCGAACGCCGGCGCCGGCGCACGAGGACGCCCGAGAGGGCCAGGCGCAAGCGGCTGGAGGAGAAGAAACGGCGGGGTGACCTCAAGCGCGGTCGAGGGCAGGTGCGCGAGCCTTGAGCGGCCAAGATCGGGAGACCCACGTCGTCTTCTACGATGGGGTCTGCGGTCTGTGCGACCGCACGGTCCAGCTGCTTCTGAGAATCGACCGCACTCGTGCTCTGTCGTTCGCGCCTCTCCAGGGTAAGGCGGCGGCGGAGCTGAAGCGCAGACACCGAATCACCCGGGACTTGAAAACCCTGTTGTTCGTCGAGAGCTACGGCACCGACCGGGAGCTCGTCTCCTCTCACTCGACAGGAGTGCTTCGAATACTCGCCCGGCTCGGGGGCGTCTGGGGCGCCGTCTCGTGGTTGAGAATCGTACCGCGACCGCTACGAGACCTCGTCTACCGAACCGTCGCCCGCCATCGCTATCACTGGTTCGGCCGATTCGACCACTGCAAGCTGCCCGACGCCGACCTCTCGGATCGTTTTCTGGACTGAACCTAGCGACGATTACCGTCGAGGCCCGACGCGAAGAGGTTCGGAACCGGCCGGCAGTGCGCCGATATCGGACTCTCCCGAATCGACCGACCTGAGTGGGTCGGGCCACTCCGCGGGAAGTCTCACGCCCGCGTCGACGGCCGCGCTGCCCGCCCCCAGGCGGTAGTCGTTGCCGGCCGCGGCCGCATCGAAACGAACGAAAGCCGGGTCGCCATAGACGCTGTCACTTTCCCAGCCCGGTGGATAGATGGCGCGGCTGTCCTCGAAAGCCTCCGAGGCGCGGTACCGAGCAAAAAAATCCGTCTCGCTGTCTTCGTCCCGAGTCGCGCTCCAGAACAGATTGCCGTCCGAGCGGAAGTCGACCCCGGCAGCCGGCACGTCCAGACTCGGCGTATCCTCGATATGCACGACGATGTTGTTGAACACGTCGCGAGTGGTCTCATGGAGATGGCTCCCAAGCCCCAGCAGGTAGGTCCACATCCAGCGCTCGGCCCGGCGGGCGACGAAGGTGTTCTGATAGATCTTCATCGGCTCCCAGATCGGGCTACCATGGTCCCTGACCAGATTGCCGTACGCGGCACGCGACCCTGAACCGCCCCGAGGTTCTTCGTAATACACCCTGGTCAGGTGCTCGATCACGTTGCGGTAGACGTACACGCCCTCGCCTGGCACGTTTCGCCGACCGCGGCCCCAGCCAAACACGATCGACGATAGGCAGCGCGAGATCCGGTTGCGGAAAACTCGAATCGGTCCATTGCCGCCGCTCCTCGAGGTCAAGAAGATCCCGTCGTCGTTGAAGTTCTCCACCAGATTGTGATGGAAGTCCGCGTTCCGGGCCTCGCCCAGAAAGACTCCGTCGTGGCCATCGGTGAACTCGTTCCAGGCGACTTCGAGATCGAGGTTCTTGGTGAGGACCCCAGCGGTTCGCAGCAGCACCCCCGCCGTGCCCTTGTACTTCAAACTGATCCGTGAGGACCACGGCGCCGACGGTCCGCGAAAGCGGGAGTTGATGACCCGCACCGCCCTCGTGTTCTCGAGCACCAGGGCGTGGTAGCCCGAATAGGCGGTGACCCCATCGAGCCGAATGCTCTCCGAGCCGATGATCTCAACGGCCGAGCGACCCGCGCCTCGAATCACGAGATCCTCAATCACGAGGTGGCTGGAGCCGAGGATGCGCATCGGCAGACGACTGCTTCCGGTCACCACCATCGGCACCTCTCTGGGATCG from bacterium includes the following:
- the arfB gene encoding aminoacyl-tRNA hydrolase, translated to MLPVRDDLVIPERELTYRSSRSSGPGGQNVNKVETRVTLLFDVSASTVLHESQKARLRRRLTTRISKAGVLRVVSQKHRTQGANREAARARLSELLAEALEPERRRRRTRTPERARRKRLEEKKRRGDLKRGRGQVREP
- a CDS encoding DUF393 domain-containing protein, which produces MSGQDRETHVVFYDGVCGLCDRTVQLLLRIDRTRALSFAPLQGKAAAELKRRHRITRDLKTLLFVESYGTDRELVSSHSTGVLRILARLGGVWGAVSWLRIVPRPLRDLVYRTVARHRYHWFGRFDHCKLPDADLSDRFLD